From Micromonospora rhizosphaerae, the proteins below share one genomic window:
- a CDS encoding ADP-ribosylglycohydrolase family protein, with the protein MAATVPLNAIQSDRAAGVLLGAACGDALGVPYEFGPPLSPSEQPEMRGGGLGPYAPGEYSDDTQMAMCIAEVSASGADLRSSDALDRIAGNFLRWRREGASDIGAQTRQVLDAVSQVRGAGAAAAMRDAAADLHRRTGRSAGNGSLMRTAPVALAYLGQPDALAEAARAVSELTHHDPLAGDACVLWCAGIRRAVLDGTFHGVRDGLDLLPAQRRDRWSGWLAEAESKPPEQFRPNGFVVAALQAAWSAINHTDVPDHDPGQSSFPCQHLERALTAAVRVGDDTDTVAAIAGALLGARWGSSAVPLPWQRVVHGWPRRRAADLIRLALLTAQGGHAGQGGWPGCARAPRPAVAPLMLAHPHDPGVLLGNLHTDVAAAGATAVVSLCRVGCDDFDDVAVADRVSVWLVDQPGANADTHFVVDQAARMLVELRKERHVVLLHCAAGQSRTPAVAARYTTLTTGIPARSALAELRGLLDTHGWTLNPQLRQVVEEL; encoded by the coding sequence ATGGCAGCGACTGTGCCGTTGAATGCGATCCAGAGCGACCGGGCTGCGGGTGTTCTCCTCGGAGCGGCGTGCGGTGACGCGCTAGGCGTGCCGTACGAGTTCGGGCCGCCGCTTTCGCCGAGCGAGCAGCCTGAGATGCGCGGTGGTGGGCTCGGCCCGTACGCGCCGGGTGAGTACAGCGACGACACCCAGATGGCGATGTGCATCGCGGAGGTGTCCGCCAGCGGGGCGGATCTGCGCAGCAGCGACGCCCTCGACCGCATCGCCGGCAACTTCCTCCGGTGGAGACGGGAGGGCGCCAGCGATATTGGGGCCCAGACCCGGCAGGTCCTCGACGCGGTCTCACAGGTGAGGGGAGCGGGCGCCGCCGCGGCGATGCGAGACGCAGCCGCGGACCTGCACCGGCGGACTGGCCGCAGCGCGGGTAACGGGTCCCTGATGCGCACCGCGCCGGTTGCGCTGGCCTATCTCGGCCAGCCGGACGCGCTCGCCGAGGCCGCCCGGGCGGTCAGTGAGTTGACCCATCACGACCCGCTGGCCGGGGACGCGTGTGTGCTGTGGTGCGCGGGCATCCGCCGGGCGGTTCTCGACGGGACCTTCCACGGGGTGCGCGACGGTCTGGACCTGCTGCCCGCGCAACGCCGTGACCGATGGTCGGGCTGGTTGGCCGAGGCGGAGTCCAAGCCGCCGGAGCAGTTCCGTCCCAACGGGTTCGTTGTCGCCGCGTTGCAGGCCGCCTGGTCGGCGATCAACCACACCGACGTCCCGGACCACGACCCGGGCCAGAGCAGTTTCCCCTGCCAGCATCTCGAACGCGCCCTGACCGCGGCGGTCCGTGTCGGCGACGACACCGACACCGTCGCGGCGATAGCCGGGGCCCTGCTCGGCGCCCGGTGGGGCTCCTCCGCGGTGCCCCTGCCCTGGCAGCGCGTCGTGCACGGCTGGCCGAGGCGGCGCGCGGCGGACCTGATCCGCCTGGCCTTGTTGACGGCCCAAGGCGGCCATGCCGGCCAGGGCGGTTGGCCGGGCTGCGCCCGCGCACCGCGACCTGCGGTTGCGCCGTTGATGCTGGCGCATCCGCACGATCCCGGGGTGCTCCTCGGCAACCTTCACACCGACGTGGCCGCGGCGGGCGCCACCGCGGTGGTATCCCTGTGCCGGGTTGGCTGCGACGACTTCGACGACGTGGCCGTAGCCGACCGGGTGTCGGTGTGGCTGGTCGACCAGCCCGGCGCCAACGCAGACACGCATTTCGTGGTCGATCAGGCCGCCCGGATGCTGGTCGAGTTGCGCAAGGAGCGCCATGTAGTGCTGCTGCACTGCGCCGCCGGTCAGAGTCGTACGCCGGCGGTCGCCGCCCGCTACACGACCTTGACCACCGGCATCCCGGCGCGCTCCGCGCTGGCCGAGCTGCGCGGACTGCTCGACACGCACGGCTGGACGCTCAACCCGCAACTGCGGCAGGTCGTCGAAGAGCTATGA
- a CDS encoding vWA domain-containing protein produces MHISAHLDVDVLALETDDQLSVLVELTAPTASTRDAARPASTLQVVLDRSGSMHGGRLDGAKTALLGLIDKLDPGDNFGLVAFDDRVEVAVAAGPLSDKPAVKRAIAKLDARGSTDLSAGYLRGLQEAARVAGPAGATVLLISDGHANAGVTDPDTLGGIAAKAHADNITTSTLGYGLGYDERLMSAIARGGAGNEHFAEEPDTAGALIAGEVDGLLSQTAQAASLLIQPSPHVRTVQIVNDLPVTTTGDGLLAELGTFYADETRKLLITFDIPAIATLGLAQVATCQFTWVELPTLAQHSLTVPLHVNVVPGDQAAGRVPDPTVRTELAYLHVQQAKRRASGHLSAGAPDAALAELRQAQDALSDALPVAPAHLHDDLAEEATALAYLSDQTQSGMIARAAKYSSMDAAYKSAKRGRTRPPSSGPN; encoded by the coding sequence ATGCACATCTCTGCACATCTGGATGTCGACGTGCTGGCACTCGAGACCGACGACCAACTGTCCGTGCTCGTCGAACTGACCGCACCCACGGCGTCGACCCGCGACGCGGCCCGCCCAGCATCCACACTGCAGGTGGTGCTCGACCGCAGCGGCTCGATGCACGGTGGCCGCCTCGACGGCGCGAAGACCGCACTGCTCGGCCTGATCGACAAACTCGATCCCGGCGACAACTTCGGGCTGGTCGCCTTCGACGACCGGGTCGAGGTAGCGGTCGCAGCCGGCCCCCTGTCGGACAAGCCGGCGGTGAAACGCGCGATCGCCAAGCTCGACGCGCGTGGTAGCACGGACCTGTCCGCCGGCTACCTGCGCGGCCTGCAGGAAGCCGCCCGCGTCGCCGGCCCGGCCGGAGCGACCGTGCTGCTCATCTCCGACGGGCACGCCAACGCCGGCGTCACCGACCCCGACACACTGGGCGGCATCGCCGCCAAAGCCCACGCCGACAACATCACCACCTCCACGCTCGGCTACGGACTCGGCTACGACGAACGGCTCATGTCGGCGATTGCCCGCGGCGGGGCCGGCAACGAACACTTCGCCGAGGAACCCGACACCGCCGGCGCGCTCATCGCCGGCGAGGTCGACGGCCTGCTATCCCAGACCGCCCAGGCGGCGTCGCTGCTGATCCAGCCCTCCCCCCACGTACGCACGGTCCAGATCGTCAACGACCTGCCGGTCACCACCACCGGCGACGGGCTACTCGCCGAACTCGGCACCTTCTACGCCGACGAGACCCGCAAACTGCTGATCACCTTCGACATCCCCGCCATCGCCACCCTCGGGCTAGCCCAGGTCGCCACCTGCCAGTTCACCTGGGTCGAACTGCCCACCCTCGCCCAGCACTCGCTCACCGTGCCCCTGCACGTCAACGTCGTCCCCGGCGACCAGGCCGCCGGTCGGGTACCCGACCCGACCGTCCGCACCGAACTGGCCTACCTTCACGTACAGCAGGCTAAACGCCGCGCTTCCGGCCACCTCAGCGCCGGTGCCCCCGACGCAGCGCTCGCCGAACTCCGTCAGGCGCAGGACGCCCTCTCCGACGCCCTACCAGTAGCGCCGGCCCACCTGCATGACGACCTGGCCGAAGAGGCCACCGCCCTGGCCTACCTTTCCGACCAGACACAAAGCGGAATGATCGCCCGAGCGGCGAAATACTCCTCCATGGACGCCGCCTACAAATCGGCCAAGCGCGGCCGAACCCGCCCACCGTCAAGCGGACCGAACTGA